CGCGAAGCAGCAGCGCTACACCTTCATGGGCCCCATCAAGGTCCACCTGGAGAAGGCCGAGGACCTCGACACGGGGCTGTACCGCGTGCGCAGCCGTACCCTCGCCTCCAGCACCTCCCAGCCCCAGGCGGAAGGGCAGCGCGGCGCCCCGAACCCCGCGGGCGGCGCGGCACCCGGTGGCTTTCCGCCCCGCCCCGCCGCGGCGCCCCCGGTGCCGTCGGGGCCTCCCGGCTCGCCTCCGGCCTTCGCGCCGGGCCCCGCGGGCTCGGCCGGTCCGCTGCCGGGGGCTGAGACCCGGCGCTGGATCGAGATCAACGGCAACAGGCACCAGATCTCCGGTCCGACCCTCGTGCTGGGCCGCAGCACGGAGGCGGACGTACGGGTCGACGACCCCGGAGTCTCGCGGCGGCACTGCGAAATCCGGGCGGGAAACCCCTCTTCGATCGCGGATCTGGGCTCCACAAACGGAATCGTGGTAGACGGACAGCACACCACGCGCGCTACGCTCCGCGACGGCTCACGCATCGTTGTGGGCAGCACCACGATCATTTACCGGCAAGCCGAAGGGTGAAGCGGGGGCAATGTCAGAGCTGACCCTCACGGTCATGCGGTTGGGGTTTCTCGCCGTATTGTGGCTGTTCGTCATCGTGTCCATCCAGGTCATCAGAAGTGACCTGTTCGGCACCCGGGTGACCCAGCGGACCGCGCGGCGCGCCGAAGCGCAGCGCCCGCAACAACAGCAGCGGCCCCAGCAGCCGCAGCGCCCGCCACAGGGGGGCGGTGGCCGGCGTGGGCGCGGGGGCGGACGGAACGCCCCCACCAAGCTCGTGGTCTCGGAGGGCTCGCTCACCGGAACCACCGTGGCCCTCCAGGGCCAGACCATCACCCTCGGGCGTGCCCACGATTCCACGATCGTGCTGGACGACGACTACGCGTCCAGCAGGCATGCCAGGATCTACCCGGACCGTGACGGCCAGTGGATCGTCGAGGACCTCGGGTCGACCAACGGCACGTATCTCGACAGGACACGGCTCACCACACCGACGCCGATCTCGCCCGGAGCGCCGATCCGTATCGGCAAGACGGTCATCGAGCTGCGGAAGTAGTACCGACATGACGACCGGAGGGTGGGCACCGTGCGGATGTACCCGGAGCCGACGGGCGAGGTGCGCATGAGCCTGTCACTGCGCTTTGCCGCCGGATCACACGACGGCATGATCCGCGAGCACAACGAGGACTCGGGTTATGCCGGGCCACGGCTGCTCGCGGTCGCCGACGGCATGGGCGGCCAGGCCGCCGGCGAGGTCGCCTCCTCCGAGGTGATCTCCACCATGGTCCAGCTGGATGAGGACATTCCCGGATCCGACATCCTCACCTCCCTCGGCACGACCGTGCAGCGCGCCAACGACCAGCTTCGGGTCATGGTCGAGGAGGATCCGCAGCTGGAGGGCATGGGCACCACGCTCACCGCCCTGCTGTGGACGGGACAGCGGCTCGGGCTCGTGCATGTGGGCGACTCACGCGCCTATCTGCTGCGCGACGGCCAGCTCACCCAGATCACCCAGGACCACACCTGGGTGCAGCGGCTGGTGGACGAGGGCCGGATCACCGAGGAAGAGGCCACCACCCACCCGCAGCGCTCCTTGCTGATGCGCGCGCTGGGCAGCGGTGACCACGTCGAGCCCGATCTGTCGATCCGCGAGGTGCGGGTCGGCGACCGTTATCTGCTGTGCTCGGACGGGCTGTCCGGCGTCGTCTCGCACCAGACGCTGGAGGACACCCTCGGCGGCTATCACGGCCCGCAGGAGACCATCCAGGAGCTGATCCAGCTCGCGCTGCGCGGCGGCGGCCCCGACAACATCACCTGCATCATCGCGGACGTCCTCGACGTCGACGCGCTGGGCAGCGAGGACACCCTCGCGGGGCAGCTCAACGACACCCCGGTCATCGTCGGCGCGGTCGCCGAGACCCAGCAGCCGCTGGGCGGCGACCCCGGCGCCCTGCGCACCCCGGCGGCCCGCGCCGCCGAGCTGGGCAAGGGTGGCGTGCCCCCGCAGGGCCAGTCCGGCCCGCCGGAGGGCTTCGGCCCGCCGGACGGCGACCCGTCCGCGCCTGCGGGAACGTTCGGGCCCTACACCGATGACGACTTCACCAAGCCGGGCGGCAAGCGCCGGTGGGTCAAGCGCTCGCTGTGGATCACGCTCGCGCTGGCCGTCGTCGCCGGCGGGCTCTACGGCGGCTACCGCTGGACGCAGACCCAGTACTACGTCAGCGACAACGACCAGCACGTGGCGCTCTACCGGGGCATCAGCCAGGAGCTGGCGGGCGTCAAGCTGAACAAGGTCCAAGAGGACCGGCCCGAGATCGAACTCAAGTACCTGCCCCTTTTCCAGCGCAACCAGGTGCGCGAGACGATCCCGCTCAACAACCTCGACGAGGCCAAGGCCAAGATCGACGAGTTGGGCAAGCAGGCCGAGGTCTGCAAGGTCGTCGCCGAGGAGAAGCAGCACCCGAAGAAGCCGAAGCGCCCGAAGAAGCCGGACGACAAGTCCCAGGACTCCGGCAGGAGGGACAACCCGGAAGAGCAGAACAAACCGGTCGACTCGGGCGGGCAGGGCGGAGCGGAGTCCGGCACCGGTACCGCCGCCGCGGGCACCGCCGGAACCGGCTCGGTCACCCGGACCGCCTTCACCTCCGGCACCACCCACGACACCACTGACGCCGCCTCCGGCACTCCGTCTCCGAGCCCCAAGCTCACGGAGAAGCAGCAGGAGTTGGCCAAGCAGTGCACCGCGCCGTAGGGGGCGGCACAAGGCATGAGCAGCAACCTCACCAACACCGGCAGTAACACCACGGTGTCCTCCGGCGGACTTCCGAGCCGCCGCAACACCGAGTTGGCGATGCTCGTCTTCGCCATCCTCGTCCCGGTCTTCGCCTACGCCAACGTGGGCCTGGCCATGAATGACGAGCTCCCGTCCGGCATGCTCGGCTACGGCTTGGGGCTGACGCTGCTCGCCGGCATCGGCCACCTGGTGGTGCGGCGGTTCGCGCCGTACGCCGATCCGCTGCTGCTGCCGCTGGCCATCCTGCTCAACGGCCTCGGCCTGGTGATCATCTGGCGGCTCGACCAGTCGGAGCGGCTGCACCAGCGCGCGAAGAGCGCCTTCGGCGCGTTCAGCCCGGACGCGCCCAAGCAGCTGCTGTACTCGGCGGTCGGGCTCGCGCTGCTGGTGGGGATCCTGGTGTTCCTCAAGGACCACCGCGTCCTTCAGCGCTACACCTACATCTCCATGGCCGTGGGCCTGGTGCTGCTGGTGCTGCCGGTCTTCTTCAAGCCGGTCAACGGCGCGCGGATCTGGGTCAACCTGGGCTTCATCAACCTCCAGCCCGGCGAGTTCGTGAAGATCATCATCGCGGTGTTCTTCGCGGGCTACCTGATGGTGAAACGCGACGCGCTCGCGCTGGCCTCGCGCCGCTTCATGGGGCTCTACCTGCCGCGCGGCCGGGACCTGGGCCCGATCCTGGTGGTCTGGGCGCTCAGCTTGATGATCCTGGTCTTCGAGACCGACCTGGGCACCTCGCTGCTCTTCTTCGGCCTCTTCGTGATCATGCTGTACGTCGCCACCGAGCGCACCAGCTGGATCGTCTTCGGTCTGCTCCTCTCCGCCGGCGGCGCCACGGCCGTGGCCACCTTCGAGCCGCACGTGCAGCAGCGTGTCGAGGCGTGGCTCGACCCGATGGCCACGTACCTCAAGGCCAGGCAGGGCATCCCCGGCAACTCGGAGCAGGCCATGGAAGCGCTGTGGGCGTTCGGCTCCGGCGGGGTGCTCGGCTCCGGCTGGGGGCAGGGCAACTCCGATCTGATCGGCTTCGCCGCCAACTCCGACTTCATCCTCGCCACGGTCGGCGAGGAGCTCGGCCTGACCGGCATGATGGCGGTCCTGATCATCTACGGCCTGATCGTCGAGCGCGGTGTCCGCATCTCGCTGGCGGCCCGCGACCCCTTCGGCAAGCTGCTCGCCGTCGGCCTCTCCGGCGCCTTCGGCCTCCAGGTCTTCGTCGTCGCAGGCGGCGTCATGGGTCTGATCCCGCTGACCGGTATGACGATGCCGTTCCTGGCCTCCGGCGGCTCTTCGGTGATCGCCAACTGGGCGCTGGTCGGCATCCTGATCCGGATCAGCGACACCGCGCGCCGCCCCGCCCCGGCCCCGGCCCCCTCACCCGACGCCGAGATGACTCAGGTGGTCCGACCGTGAACAAGCCCCTTCGCCGGATCGCGATCTTCTGCGGCCTGCTCGTGCTCGCCCTGCTGGTGCGGACGAACTGGCTCCAGTTCGTCCAGGCCGACGACCTCAAGACCGACTCGAAGAACCGACGCGTCGACATCGCGCGGTACGCCCAGCCGCGCGGCAACATCATCGTCGACGGCAAGTCCATCACCGACTCGACGGGCGTCAGCGACGGCGGATACTCGGACTTCAAGTACAAGCGCACCTACAAGAACGGCAAGCTGTGGGCGCCCGTCACCGGCTACGCCTCCCAGGCGTTCGGCGCCAACCAGCTGGAGAACCTGTACGACCCGATACTCACCGGCGACGACGACCGGCTCTTCTTCAACCGCACCATCGACATGCTCACCGGCAAGCCCCAAAAGGGCGGCAACGTCGTCACGACGCTGAACGCCAAGGCGCAGAAGGCCGCCTACGACGGGCTCGGTGACAAGAAGGGCGCGGTCGCGGCGATCAACCCGAAGACCGGCGCCATCCTCGCGCTGGCCAACAAGCCGTCCTACGACCCGTCGGTCTTCGCGGGGAACAGCGAGAAGGACAGCAAGTCCTACAACGCCCTCCAGAAGAAGAACGACAAGGACGACCCCACCCTCAACCGGGCGCTGCGCCAGACCTACCCGCCCGGCTCGACCTTCAAGGTCGTCACGGCGGCGGCGGGCCTGGAGAGCGGCAAGTACGACCTGGACTCCAAGACCGACTCGCCCGACCCGTAC
This sequence is a window from Streptomyces sp. NBC_01775. Protein-coding genes within it:
- a CDS encoding DUF3662 and FHA domain-containing protein, which translates into the protein MGVMKRFEQRLEGLVNGTFAKVFKSEVQPVEIAGALQRECDNNATIWNRERTVVPNDFIVELSTPDYDRLSPYSGQLGDELSSMVRDYAKQQRYTFMGPIKVHLEKAEDLDTGLYRVRSRTLASSTSQPQAEGQRGAPNPAGGAAPGGFPPRPAAAPPVPSGPPGSPPAFAPGPAGSAGPLPGAETRRWIEINGNRHQISGPTLVLGRSTEADVRVDDPGVSRRHCEIRAGNPSSIADLGSTNGIVVDGQHTTRATLRDGSRIVVGSTTIIYRQAEG
- a CDS encoding FHA domain-containing protein FhaB/FipA translates to MSELTLTVMRLGFLAVLWLFVIVSIQVIRSDLFGTRVTQRTARRAEAQRPQQQQRPQQPQRPPQGGGGRRGRGGGRNAPTKLVVSEGSLTGTTVALQGQTITLGRAHDSTIVLDDDYASSRHARIYPDRDGQWIVEDLGSTNGTYLDRTRLTTPTPISPGAPIRIGKTVIELRK
- a CDS encoding Stp1/IreP family PP2C-type Ser/Thr phosphatase — its product is MGTVRMYPEPTGEVRMSLSLRFAAGSHDGMIREHNEDSGYAGPRLLAVADGMGGQAAGEVASSEVISTMVQLDEDIPGSDILTSLGTTVQRANDQLRVMVEEDPQLEGMGTTLTALLWTGQRLGLVHVGDSRAYLLRDGQLTQITQDHTWVQRLVDEGRITEEEATTHPQRSLLMRALGSGDHVEPDLSIREVRVGDRYLLCSDGLSGVVSHQTLEDTLGGYHGPQETIQELIQLALRGGGPDNITCIIADVLDVDALGSEDTLAGQLNDTPVIVGAVAETQQPLGGDPGALRTPAARAAELGKGGVPPQGQSGPPEGFGPPDGDPSAPAGTFGPYTDDDFTKPGGKRRWVKRSLWITLALAVVAGGLYGGYRWTQTQYYVSDNDQHVALYRGISQELAGVKLNKVQEDRPEIELKYLPLFQRNQVRETIPLNNLDEAKAKIDELGKQAEVCKVVAEEKQHPKKPKRPKKPDDKSQDSGRRDNPEEQNKPVDSGGQGGAESGTGTAAAGTAGTGSVTRTAFTSGTTHDTTDAASGTPSPSPKLTEKQQELAKQCTAP
- a CDS encoding FtsW/RodA/SpoVE family cell cycle protein, yielding MSSNLTNTGSNTTVSSGGLPSRRNTELAMLVFAILVPVFAYANVGLAMNDELPSGMLGYGLGLTLLAGIGHLVVRRFAPYADPLLLPLAILLNGLGLVIIWRLDQSERLHQRAKSAFGAFSPDAPKQLLYSAVGLALLVGILVFLKDHRVLQRYTYISMAVGLVLLVLPVFFKPVNGARIWVNLGFINLQPGEFVKIIIAVFFAGYLMVKRDALALASRRFMGLYLPRGRDLGPILVVWALSLMILVFETDLGTSLLFFGLFVIMLYVATERTSWIVFGLLLSAGGATAVATFEPHVQQRVEAWLDPMATYLKARQGIPGNSEQAMEALWAFGSGGVLGSGWGQGNSDLIGFAANSDFILATVGEELGLTGMMAVLIIYGLIVERGVRISLAARDPFGKLLAVGLSGAFGLQVFVVAGGVMGLIPLTGMTMPFLASGGSSVIANWALVGILIRISDTARRPAPAPAPSPDAEMTQVVRP
- a CDS encoding peptidoglycan D,D-transpeptidase FtsI family protein, translated to MNKPLRRIAIFCGLLVLALLVRTNWLQFVQADDLKTDSKNRRVDIARYAQPRGNIIVDGKSITDSTGVSDGGYSDFKYKRTYKNGKLWAPVTGYASQAFGANQLENLYDPILTGDDDRLFFNRTIDMLTGKPQKGGNVVTTLNAKAQKAAYDGLGDKKGAVAAINPKTGAILALANKPSYDPSVFAGNSEKDSKSYNALQKKNDKDDPTLNRALRQTYPPGSTFKVVTAAAGLESGKYDLDSKTDSPDPYKLPLSTTPLGNEGNNPECKNGSIRVALQWSCNTVFAKMSDDLSNDEMMKQSEKFGFNRPLESGDQDTPVRPAVSVYPKDNRPQNAQAGIGQASNRATPLQMAMVASAVANDGKLMKPYMVDQLVAPNLNVVEQTKPKQLSEPVSAENAQKLQSGMETVVKEGTGKAGQIPGVTVGGKTGTAQHGENNKDNPYAWFISYAKTSDGSPVAVAVVVESSDTLRSDIAGGKLAAPIAKGVMEAVLDGKQ